CGCCGGTGCCGATGAGGCTGCGGACGTCGAGGAACTGGGTGCCGACGGCGTTGCGGGGAACGAGTTCGGTCGCGCGCAGGACCAGCAGGCGGGTCAGCGCCTCGGCCACGCCGCGGGGCAACTCGGGGCGGCACACCAGCAGGTTGGACACCCCGATGGTGGCGACCCCGCCGCCGCCCGGTACGCGCCCTGCGGCAAGGACACCTCCTCCAGGCCCGAGCCGCCTGGCCGCCCTGTCCGCCGAGCCGGGGCAGCAGGCCGGCCAGCGGCAGGAACCGCAGACCGAACCGGTCGTCCAGTTCGGACAGGACCGGCAGCGGTACGCCGCCTGCCACGAGCAACGCGTCAACCGAGCCCGCCCGCAGGGCATCAGCGGCGTCGGCCAGCGGAAGATGGCGTACGGCGACCTCGGTGCCCGGCGACAGACCCGCGGCGTGCAGGATCTGTTCGCCGAGTACAGCCGCGCCCGATCCGGCCGCGCCGAGTGACACGGTGTGTCCGGCCAGGTCGCCAACCGTGTGCACGGCCGAGTCGGCGCGGACAACGAACTGGAGGTAGGTCTCGTACAGCCTGCCGATCGCTCGCATGGGCACGGGGCGCGGGAAGAGGGCGGCGCCCTGGGCCGCCCGCGCGGTGTCGGTGAGGACGAGCGCGAGGTCGGCGCGGCGGTCACGGAGCAGTTCGATGTTGGTGAGGCTGCCCGGGGTGGTGCGGACGCGGCAGCTCAGACGGGGGTACGCCGCCGTGAGTTCGGCGGCGAGGAGGCGGCCGAAAGCCTCGTAGAAGGCCGTGGGTTCCCCGGTCGCGAAGCGCAGGACACCGCTCGGTCCGGGCCGCTGCCCGGAGGCGTCCGCCCGTGAGCACGCCCCCCAGGACGGCGGCGGTCGTCACGCCGAGGGCGGCGTGGAGCAGGGCGCGGCGGTCGACAGGGCGGGTCATCGTGTGCCGCCGCGCGGATCACGGCGGGCTGCGGTCGCTCCGGGATCGGCAGTGAGCCGCCCGGGCGACGGGCGACGCACTTGGCTGGGGCCGGTCGTCCCGCCGCGGTCGGCCGCGCCGGTGACGGCGCGCGGTACGAGGGCCGCGGCCCGCAGTCCTCGTGGTCGCGCGGGCCCCAGTTCCAGTCGGCCTCCCCGGCCCGCCAGCAGTTGTTCGACGATGGCCAGCCCCAGGCCCGTACCGGCCGACCCGTCCTGTCGTTGTCGGCCGGAGCGCCAGAACCTCGTGGTGGCCTGGGCGATTTCCTCCGCGGTCAGACCGGGTCCGTCGTCCGTCACCGTGAGGGCCACGTGCCAGCCTTCGGCGGTGCAGCGCAGGGAGATCTCGGCGTCCGGGCCCGCGTACTTGATGGCGTTGTCCAGGAGGATGTCCGTGATCTGGGCGAGTTCGTGATCCGTGCAGGCGGCCATGACCGGGGTCTTGGCGGTGTGGAGTGCGAGGCGGGTGCCGGCGCGGTGGGCGACCGGCTCCCATAGCCGGTACTGGGCGGTCGCGACCGCCGTGGCGTCGCAGTGTGCGCCGGAGTCGTCGGTCACGGCGAGTTCCCCGGCCCGGTGTTCCGCGGTGGCGAGGGTCAGCATGTCGTCGAGCAGGGTCTCCAGGCGGTCGAGTTCGGTGGTCACGCCCGTGTACGTGCGGTCGGCGGACGCGGGCAGGTGGCGGTTCAGGGCGTCGACGCGCAGCCGTAGTGCGGCCATGGGGTTGCGCATCTGGTGGGAGGTGTCGGCGACGAGTCGGCGCTGCTGTTCCAGGGCCGCCGTGACCGTACGCGCCATGCGGTTGAAGCCGGTCGCGAGCTGGCGCAGTTCCGGTGGGCCGCCGGCCCGGGTCTGTTCGGGCGGGAGTCCTGCGGCGAGTTGTCCGACCGCGCGGTCCAGGCGGCGCAGCGGGCTGACCACCCACCGCGTCGCGCCCCGCGCGAGGACCGTGCAGGCGACGGCGACCAGGGCGGTCCCCGCGATGACGGCGGCCCAGCGCCGGGTGATGTCCTCCGCCGCGGTGTCGACCGAGGCTCGCAGCACGACGGCGCCGGAGACCCGGGTCCCGGTGCCCGCGGGCTCGGCGAACATCCGGGACCCCTTCGACCAGGGACGCAGCGCGCCCGCGGGGTGCGCGGTCTGGTTGCGCAGCGCCCCGTCGAGCAACCGGCCGACAGCGGGGTCGGCGGCCCGCATACCGCCGGTCTGGACGATCGGCTTGCGGCGGGTGTCGGTGACGACGAGCGGTTCGCCGTACAACTGTGTGTAGCGGCGGGCCTCGGCGGTGACGGCCGAGGTGTCGCCGGTCTGTGCGGCCTGGTCCATGAGGGACGCGAAGCGGTCGAGGTCCGCGCTGCGGGCGAGGACGAGTTGCTGGGTGCGGTCGGACGCGGTGAACAGCAGCAGCGGTACGGCGAACGCGGCCACCGCGATCACGACGAACAGCAGCAGCGCGGCCTGGACCCGGGTGCGCACGCGTCGGCTCCTCAGTTCCCGGGGTCCCCGAAGCGGTAGCCGAAGCCCCGGATCGTGGTGAGCAGTTCGGGGCGCGCGAGCTTGGCCCGCAGCTGCGTGAGGTGGACGTCGAGCGACCGGGACACGGCGTGGTAGGCGTCGCCCCACACCTCGTCCAGGAGCTGTTCACGGCTGACCGCGGTGCCCGCCCGTCCGGCCAGCACGGCGAGGATGTCGAACTCCTTGGTGGTCAGCTCGACCTCGGCCCCGTCGACCCGGACCCGACGGGCGTCGAGATCCACCTCGACGTCACCGGCACGGACGGTCCGCAGCGTCGGACCGTCCTTCGCCGTAGTCCGCCGGGTGACGGCGTCGATCCGCGCGAGCAGCTCGGCGAGGCGTACCGGCTTGACGAGGTAGTCGTCGGCGCCGAGCCGTAGTCCGCGCACGACCGAGCGCTCGTCGCCGCGGGCGGTGAGCACCACGACCGACATGTCACTGACCGCCCGCAGGGCGCGCAGCACGTCCAGGCCGTCGGTGTCGGGCAGGCCCAGATCGAGAAGGAGCAGGTCGGAGCTGCGGTGGTAGGTCAGGACGTCCCGGCCGTAGCGGACGCGTCTGGTGACGTGGCCGTGGTCGTAGAGGACCTCCACGAGCGCCGCGGCGACCCCGTCGTCGTCCTCGGCCAGCAGTATCTGCACTCCGCCCACCTCCTTTCGGCCACTCCGACGATCCCGTCCAGCCGAATGTAGACCACACCGACCGGGTCCTCGCCGGAGTGTTAAGGGGAGGTTAGTTCTGCGTTCGGCCCTCTCGTCCGCCGGTGCGGGGCGGGGCCAGGCTGCACGGCACCCAGCAGCCTGAGAAGGACGCCGTAATGATCATTGACTGTCACGGTCACTACACGACCGCCCCGCCGGCCCTGGAGGCGTGGCGCAAGCGGCAGATCGCCTCCCTCACCGATCCGTCGGCCGCCCCCGCCCGCGCGGATCTGCGCATCGGGGACGACGAACTGCGCGAGAGTATCGAGCCGAACCAGTTGCGGCTGATGGACGAGCGCGGCATCGACCTGACGGTCTTCTCGCCCCGCGCGTCGTTCATGGCGCACCACATCGGGGACTTCGAGACCTCAGCCGCGTGGGCGGCCATCTGCAACGAACTCTGCTTCCGGGTCAGCCAGTTGTACCCCGAGCGCTTCGTGCCCGCCGCGATGCTCCCGCAGTCGCCCGGCGTCGATCCGGCCACCTGCGTACCCGAACTCACGCGCTGCGTAGAGGAGTTGGGTGCCGTCGCGGTCAACCTCAACCCCGACCCCTCAGGCGGCCACTGGACCGCCCCGCCACTCACCGACCGCTCCTGGTACCCGATCTACGAGAAGATGGTGGAGTACGACATCCCGGCCATGGTCCATGTCAGTACGAGCGTCAACCCGGCCTTCCACACCACCGGCGCGCACTATCTCAACGCCGACACCACGGCGTTCATGCAACTGGTCCAGGGCGACCTGTTCGCCGACTTCCCGACCCTGCGCCTGGTGATCCCGCACGGCGGCGGCGCCGTCCCCTACCACTGGGGCCGTTTCCGGGGCCTCGCGATGGCACTCGGGAAGCCTCCGCTGGAGCAACACCTCCTGGGCAACGTCTACTTCGACACCTGCGTCTACCACCAGCCCGGCGCCGACCTCCTCTACGACGTCATCCCGGCCCGCAACATCCTCTTCGCCTCGGAGATGATCGGCGCCGTACGCGACATCGACCCGTGCACCGGCCACCACTTCGACGACACCCGCCGCTACGCGGAAGCGGCCAAGCTGCCCGCGGACGACCTGGCAGCGGTCCAGGAGCACAACGTCCGCGCCGTGTACCCCCGCCTCGACGCACTGCTCAAGCACCAGGGCCGGTGACGCGCATGAGCACCCTCGCCCCCAAGTCCCCCGGCTGGCTGGACTGGTACGAGAATCCGTCCGAACCGGCCTTCCGGCTC
This window of the Streptomyces sp. N50 genome carries:
- a CDS encoding response regulator transcription factor; its protein translation is MQILLAEDDDGVAAALVEVLYDHGHVTRRVRYGRDVLTYHRSSDLLLLDLGLPDTDGLDVLRALRAVSDMSVVVLTARGDERSVVRGLRLGADDYLVKPVRLAELLARIDAVTRRTTAKDGPTLRTVRAGDVEVDLDARRVRVDGAEVELTTKEFDILAVLAGRAGTAVSREQLLDEVWGDAYHAVSRSLDVHLTQLRAKLARPELLTTIRGFGYRFGDPGN
- a CDS encoding TAXI family TRAP transporter solute-binding subunit — translated: MRFATGEPTAFYEAFGRLLAAELTAAYPRLSCRVRTTPGSLTNIELLRDRRADLALVLTDTARAAQGAALFPRPVPMRAIGRLYETYLQFVVRADSAVHTVGDLAGHTVSLGAAGSGAAVLGEQILHAAGLSPGTEVAVRHLPLADAADALRAGSVDALLVAGGVPLPVLSELDDRFGLRFLPLAGLLPRLGGQGGQAARAWRRCPCRRARTGRRRGRHHRGVQPAGVPPRVAPRRGRGADPPAGPARDRTRSPQRRRHPVPRRPQPHRHRRRPSASRGDRAYRALHG
- a CDS encoding amidohydrolase family protein yields the protein MIIDCHGHYTTAPPALEAWRKRQIASLTDPSAAPARADLRIGDDELRESIEPNQLRLMDERGIDLTVFSPRASFMAHHIGDFETSAAWAAICNELCFRVSQLYPERFVPAAMLPQSPGVDPATCVPELTRCVEELGAVAVNLNPDPSGGHWTAPPLTDRSWYPIYEKMVEYDIPAMVHVSTSVNPAFHTTGAHYLNADTTAFMQLVQGDLFADFPTLRLVIPHGGGAVPYHWGRFRGLAMALGKPPLEQHLLGNVYFDTCVYHQPGADLLYDVIPARNILFASEMIGAVRDIDPCTGHHFDDTRRYAEAAKLPADDLAAVQEHNVRAVYPRLDALLKHQGR
- a CDS encoding HAMP domain-containing sensor histidine kinase gives rise to the protein MRTRVQAALLLFVVIAVAAFAVPLLLFTASDRTQQLVLARSADLDRFASLMDQAAQTGDTSAVTAEARRYTQLYGEPLVVTDTRRKPIVQTGGMRAADPAVGRLLDGALRNQTAHPAGALRPWSKGSRMFAEPAGTGTRVSGAVVLRASVDTAAEDITRRWAAVIAGTALVAVACTVLARGATRWVVSPLRRLDRAVGQLAAGLPPEQTRAGGPPELRQLATGFNRMARTVTAALEQQRRLVADTSHQMRNPMAALRLRVDALNRHLPASADRTYTGVTTELDRLETLLDDMLTLATAEHRAGELAVTDDSGAHCDATAVATAQYRLWEPVAHRAGTRLALHTAKTPVMAACTDHELAQITDILLDNAIKYAGPDAEISLRCTAEGWHVALTVTDDGPGLTAEEIAQATTRFWRSGRQRQDGSAGTGLGLAIVEQLLAGRGGRLELGPARPRGLRAAALVPRAVTGAADRGGTTGPSQVRRPSPGRLTADPGATAARRDPRGGTR